The following proteins are encoded in a genomic region of Gossypium hirsutum isolate 1008001.06 chromosome D05, Gossypium_hirsutum_v2.1, whole genome shotgun sequence:
- the LOC107907385 gene encoding transcription factor Pur-alpha 1 isoform X2, translated as MEGNSGGGGADRGGNDVELLCKTLQVEHKLFYFDLKENPRGRYLKISEKTSATRSTIIVPSSGISWFLDLFNYYVNSDDNDLFSKELQLDTKVFYFDIGENRRGRFLKVSEASVSRNRSTIIVPAGSTRDEGWAAFRNILADINEASRLFVLPNQQSSEPSERLVGLSDDVGAGFISGHSQAASTSELKVDRSVELPTQDEIGNMGVSKVIRADQKRFFFDLGSNNRGHFLRISEVAGSDRSSIILPLSGLKQFHEIVGHFVEITKDRIEGMSGANVRTVDPPQR; from the exons atggaagggaATTCAGGAGGCGGCGGAGCTGACAGAGGAGGAAACGACGTGGAACTGCTTTGCAAAACTCTTCAGGTGGAACACAAGCTGTTCTACTTCGATCTCAAGGAGAACCCACGCGGTCGTTATTTGAAAATCTCGGAAAAGACATCGGCTACCAGGTCCACCATCATTGTCCCCTCCTCTGGCATATCCTGGTTCCTCGACCTTTTCAATTATTACGTAAACTCCGACGACAACGACCTCTTCAGCAAGGAATTGCAGCTCGACACTAAGGTCTTTTACTTTGACATTGGCGAGAATCGCAGGGGTCGTTTTTTGAAG GTATCTGAAGCATCTGTCAGCAGGAACCGCAGTACCATTATTGTGCCAGCAGGAAGTACCAGAGATGAAGGGTGGGCAGCATTTAGGAACATATTGGCAGATATCAATGAGGCATCAAGACTCTTTGTATTGCCCAATCAG CAAAGCTCGGAACCATCGGAACGTCTTGTTGGGCTCTCAGATGATGTAGGGGCTGGATTCATATCTGGACACAGCCAGGCTGCCTCAACTTCTGAATTGAAAGTGGACAGATCAGTGGAGTTGCCAACACAGGATGAAATTGGTAACATGGGGGTTTCAAAGGTGATCCGAGCTGATCAGAAGAGATTTTTCTTTGATCTTGGGAGCAACAACAGAGGACATTTCTTGAGGATATCAGAa GTTGCAGGTTCTGACCGGTCTTCTATCATTCTCCCACTGTCAGGGTTAAAGCAGTTCCACGAAATAGTGGGTCATTTTGTGGAGATTACAAAGGATCGCATTGAAGGAATGAGCGGCGCAAATGTTAGAACCGTGGATCCACCTCAAAGGTGA
- the LOC107907385 gene encoding transcription factor Pur-alpha 1 isoform X1 — MEGNSGGGGADRGGNDVELLCKTLQVEHKLFYFDLKENPRGRYLKISEKTSATRSTIIVPSSGISWFLDLFNYYVNSDDNDLFSKELQLDTKVFYFDIGENRRGRFLKRPRKKLSIALISLVSEASVSRNRSTIIVPAGSTRDEGWAAFRNILADINEASRLFVLPNQQSSEPSERLVGLSDDVGAGFISGHSQAASTSELKVDRSVELPTQDEIGNMGVSKVIRADQKRFFFDLGSNNRGHFLRISEVAGSDRSSIILPLSGLKQFHEIVGHFVEITKDRIEGMSGANVRTVDPPQR; from the exons atggaagggaATTCAGGAGGCGGCGGAGCTGACAGAGGAGGAAACGACGTGGAACTGCTTTGCAAAACTCTTCAGGTGGAACACAAGCTGTTCTACTTCGATCTCAAGGAGAACCCACGCGGTCGTTATTTGAAAATCTCGGAAAAGACATCGGCTACCAGGTCCACCATCATTGTCCCCTCCTCTGGCATATCCTGGTTCCTCGACCTTTTCAATTATTACGTAAACTCCGACGACAACGACCTCTTCAGCAAGGAATTGCAGCTCGACACTAAGGTCTTTTACTTTGACATTGGCGAGAATCGCAGGGGTCGTTTTTTGAAG AGGCCTAGAAAAAAGTTGAGTATTGCTTTAATCTCCCTG GTATCTGAAGCATCTGTCAGCAGGAACCGCAGTACCATTATTGTGCCAGCAGGAAGTACCAGAGATGAAGGGTGGGCAGCATTTAGGAACATATTGGCAGATATCAATGAGGCATCAAGACTCTTTGTATTGCCCAATCAG CAAAGCTCGGAACCATCGGAACGTCTTGTTGGGCTCTCAGATGATGTAGGGGCTGGATTCATATCTGGACACAGCCAGGCTGCCTCAACTTCTGAATTGAAAGTGGACAGATCAGTGGAGTTGCCAACACAGGATGAAATTGGTAACATGGGGGTTTCAAAGGTGATCCGAGCTGATCAGAAGAGATTTTTCTTTGATCTTGGGAGCAACAACAGAGGACATTTCTTGAGGATATCAGAa GTTGCAGGTTCTGACCGGTCTTCTATCATTCTCCCACTGTCAGGGTTAAAGCAGTTCCACGAAATAGTGGGTCATTTTGTGGAGATTACAAAGGATCGCATTGAAGGAATGAGCGGCGCAAATGTTAGAACCGTGGATCCACCTCAAAGGTGA
- the LOC107907385 gene encoding transcription factor Pur-alpha 1 isoform X3 — translation MEGNSGGGGADRGGNDVELLCKTLQVEHKLFYFDLKENPRGRYLKISEKTSATRSTIIVPSSGISWFLDLFNYYVNSDDNDLFSKELQLDTKVFYFDIGENRRGRFLKVSEASVSRNRSTIIVPAGSTRDEGWAAFRNILADINEASRLFVLPNQQSSEPSERLVGLSDDVGAGFISGHSQAASTSELKVDRSVELPTQDEIGNMGVSKVIRADQKRFFFDLGSNNRGHFLRISEG, via the exons atggaagggaATTCAGGAGGCGGCGGAGCTGACAGAGGAGGAAACGACGTGGAACTGCTTTGCAAAACTCTTCAGGTGGAACACAAGCTGTTCTACTTCGATCTCAAGGAGAACCCACGCGGTCGTTATTTGAAAATCTCGGAAAAGACATCGGCTACCAGGTCCACCATCATTGTCCCCTCCTCTGGCATATCCTGGTTCCTCGACCTTTTCAATTATTACGTAAACTCCGACGACAACGACCTCTTCAGCAAGGAATTGCAGCTCGACACTAAGGTCTTTTACTTTGACATTGGCGAGAATCGCAGGGGTCGTTTTTTGAAG GTATCTGAAGCATCTGTCAGCAGGAACCGCAGTACCATTATTGTGCCAGCAGGAAGTACCAGAGATGAAGGGTGGGCAGCATTTAGGAACATATTGGCAGATATCAATGAGGCATCAAGACTCTTTGTATTGCCCAATCAG CAAAGCTCGGAACCATCGGAACGTCTTGTTGGGCTCTCAGATGATGTAGGGGCTGGATTCATATCTGGACACAGCCAGGCTGCCTCAACTTCTGAATTGAAAGTGGACAGATCAGTGGAGTTGCCAACACAGGATGAAATTGGTAACATGGGGGTTTCAAAGGTGATCCGAGCTGATCAGAAGAGATTTTTCTTTGATCTTGGGAGCAACAACAGAGGACATTTCTTGAGGATATCAGAa GGTTAA